Proteins from a single region of Segatella copri:
- a CDS encoding putative quinol monooxygenase has translation MIRLNVFFEVKEGVDMEQLNALCQELVEKSLDDEGNIAYDYFVSGTRDGVMMICETWQNAKVLKTHMESAHFTTLVPQIEALTKHGLKLEQFQFEK, from the coding sequence ATGATAAGACTGAATGTATTTTTTGAAGTGAAAGAAGGAGTGGATATGGAGCAACTTAATGCCCTGTGTCAGGAGTTAGTGGAAAAGTCATTGGATGACGAAGGCAACATTGCCTATGATTATTTCGTTAGTGGTACTCGTGATGGCGTGATGATGATATGTGAGACTTGGCAGAATGCTAAGGTGCTGAAAACTCACATGGAGTCTGCTCACTTTACCACATTGGTTCCTCAAATAGAGGCTTTGACCAAACATGGATTGAAATTGGAACAATTTCAGTTTGAGAAATAA
- a CDS encoding YitT family protein: MQIAISQTIKNECKDYFYITLGLLLYTFGWTIFLLPYQIVTGGVTGIAAVIYYGTGIPIYLSYFLINAALLLAALKILGFKFMVKTVYAIIMLSVFLALAQDWMIGEDGKMVQILGEGQDFMSLIIGCLFTGLSLAIVFLHNGSTGGTDIIAAIVNKYHNISLGRVLIFVDLLIVGSSFFVFNAKPEFTTIDAVRKVVFGLCTMVIENLVLDYVMNAKRESVQFMIFSKKYQEIANAIGMQMDHGVTILDGHGWYTGNEMKVLCILAKKNESVTIFRIVKIIDPNAFVSQSSVIGVYGEGFDEMKVKIKDKDIKTIKS, from the coding sequence ATGCAAATAGCAATCAGTCAAACAATTAAGAATGAGTGCAAGGATTATTTCTACATCACCCTTGGACTCTTGCTTTACACATTTGGATGGACCATTTTTCTGCTTCCATACCAGATAGTAACGGGTGGCGTAACGGGTATCGCAGCCGTGATTTACTACGGCACGGGGATACCTATCTATTTGTCTTATTTTCTCATTAATGCCGCCTTGCTGCTTGCAGCGCTGAAGATTCTGGGATTCAAGTTCATGGTGAAGACCGTCTATGCCATCATCATGCTCTCCGTGTTCCTGGCACTGGCGCAAGACTGGATGATAGGTGAAGATGGCAAGATGGTGCAGATATTGGGAGAGGGACAGGACTTCATGTCGCTCATCATCGGCTGTCTGTTTACGGGTTTATCACTCGCCATCGTCTTTCTGCATAATGGAAGTACAGGTGGAACGGATATCATTGCTGCCATCGTCAACAAATATCACAACATCTCGCTGGGCCGTGTGCTCATCTTCGTGGATCTCCTCATCGTGGGCAGTTCATTCTTTGTCTTCAATGCAAAACCAGAGTTTACCACGATAGATGCCGTTAGAAAGGTAGTATTCGGTCTCTGTACGATGGTGATAGAAAACCTGGTACTCGACTATGTGATGAATGCCAAGCGAGAAAGTGTGCAGTTTATGATATTCAGCAAAAAATATCAGGAGATAGCCAATGCCATCGGTATGCAGATGGATCATGGCGTAACCATTCTCGATGGCCACGGCTGGTACACGGGCAACGAGATGAAGGTGCTCTGTATCCTAGCAAAGAAGAACGAGAGCGTCACCATCTTCCGTATCGTCAAGATCATCGACCCAAATGCCTTTGTAAGTCAGAGTTCCGTAATCGGTGTGTATGGCGAGGGATTTGATGAGATGAAGGTGAAAATCAAAGATAAAGACATTAAAACAATTAAAAGTTAA
- the leuS gene encoding leucine--tRNA ligase, whose protein sequence is MEYNFREIEKKWHQKWVENKTYKVTEDENKKKFYVLNMFPYPSGAGLHVGHPLGYIASDIYARYKRLNGFNVLNPMGYDAYGLPAEQYAIQTGQHPEVTTVANINRYREQLDKIGFSFDWDREVRTCDPKYYHWTQWAFQKMFNSFFCNSCQKAQPIEKLIKRFEEKGSADLNVAQNEQIDFTAEEWNSYDDVKKQQILMNYRIAYLGETMVNWCPGLGTVLANDEVVNGVSERGGYPVIQKKMQQWCLRTSAYSQRLLDGLETIQWSDSIKETQKNWIGRSEGTEVVFSVKDSDVKFTIFTTRADTMFGVTFMVLAPESEYVQQVTTAEQKEEVEKYLDYVKKRTELDRMANHSVTGVFSGSYAINPFTGEAIPVWISEYVLAGYGTGAIMAVPAHDSRDYAFAKHFNLPIIPLIEGADVSEESFDAKEGIVTNSPVAGKSSMDGFSLNGLTVKEAIAATKKFVTEKGIGRVKVNYRLRDAIFSRQRYWGEPFPVYYKDGMPQMVPEECLPLELPEIETYKPTETGEPPLGRAKKWAWDAEKKEVVDKSLVDNKTVFPLELNTMPGFAGSSAYYLRYMDPHNDEALVGKKADEYWQNVDLYVGGCEHATGHLIYSRFWNKFLFDLGVSCKEEPFQKLVNQGMIQGRSNFVYRINSDDHDKAPVFVSLNLKKDYDVTPIHVDVNIVSNDVLDIEAFKAWRPEYQNAEFILEDGKYICGWAIEKMSKSMFNVVNPDMIVEKYGADTLRLYEMFLGPVEASKPWDTNGIDGCHRFLKKFWGLFYENRTDNFLPCDEAAKPESLKSVHKLIKKVSEDIEKFSYNTSISAFMIAVNELGQQKCRNEELLTDLVILIAPFAPHIAEELWAALGEQGSVCDAAWPKYDEQYLKENDMQLTISFNGKARFQMTFPVDTPNEEIQKQVLEDEKSQKYLEGFNVLKVIIVPKKIVNVVLKK, encoded by the coding sequence ATGGAATACAACTTCAGAGAAATCGAGAAGAAATGGCACCAGAAATGGGTCGAGAACAAGACCTACAAGGTGACAGAGGATGAAAACAAGAAGAAATTCTATGTGCTCAACATGTTCCCTTATCCATCAGGAGCTGGTTTGCACGTAGGTCACCCACTTGGTTATATCGCTAGCGATATCTATGCACGCTACAAGCGTTTGAACGGATTTAACGTACTGAACCCTATGGGTTACGATGCTTACGGATTGCCTGCTGAGCAGTATGCTATCCAGACAGGTCAGCACCCAGAGGTTACTACCGTAGCTAACATCAACCGTTATCGTGAGCAGCTCGACAAAATCGGCTTCTCTTTCGACTGGGACCGCGAGGTTCGTACTTGCGACCCTAAGTATTACCATTGGACTCAGTGGGCTTTCCAGAAGATGTTCAACTCATTCTTCTGCAACAGCTGCCAGAAGGCTCAGCCTATCGAGAAGCTCATCAAGCGCTTCGAGGAGAAGGGTTCTGCTGACTTGAACGTGGCTCAGAACGAGCAGATTGACTTCACAGCCGAGGAGTGGAACAGCTACGACGACGTGAAGAAGCAGCAGATTCTGATGAACTACCGCATCGCTTACCTCGGTGAAACGATGGTTAACTGGTGCCCAGGCTTGGGTACTGTACTTGCCAACGACGAGGTGGTAAACGGCGTAAGTGAGCGTGGCGGTTATCCTGTCATCCAGAAGAAGATGCAGCAGTGGTGCTTGAGAACATCTGCTTACTCTCAGCGTCTGCTCGACGGTTTGGAGACCATCCAGTGGAGCGATAGTATCAAGGAAACCCAGAAGAACTGGATTGGCCGTTCTGAGGGTACAGAGGTAGTATTCTCTGTAAAGGACAGCGACGTGAAGTTTACCATCTTCACCACCCGTGCCGATACTATGTTTGGTGTAACCTTCATGGTTCTGGCTCCAGAGAGCGAATATGTTCAGCAGGTAACTACTGCCGAGCAGAAGGAAGAAGTAGAGAAATATCTCGACTATGTGAAGAAGCGTACTGAACTTGACCGTATGGCTAACCACAGCGTAACCGGTGTATTCTCAGGAAGTTATGCCATCAACCCATTCACTGGCGAGGCAATCCCAGTATGGATTTCTGAATATGTATTGGCAGGATATGGTACAGGTGCCATCATGGCTGTGCCAGCTCACGATAGCCGTGACTACGCCTTTGCCAAGCACTTCAACCTGCCTATCATTCCTCTTATCGAGGGTGCTGATGTTTCAGAGGAGAGCTTCGACGCCAAGGAAGGTATCGTAACCAACTCACCTGTAGCAGGCAAGAGCAGCATGGATGGCTTCTCTCTGAACGGACTCACCGTGAAGGAGGCTATCGCAGCTACCAAGAAATTTGTTACCGAGAAGGGCATCGGCCGAGTAAAGGTAAACTATCGTCTCCGCGACGCCATCTTTTCCCGTCAGCGCTACTGGGGTGAGCCATTCCCTGTATATTACAAGGATGGAATGCCACAGATGGTTCCAGAGGAGTGCCTGCCACTCGAATTGCCAGAGATTGAGACCTATAAGCCAACAGAGACTGGCGAGCCACCATTGGGCAGAGCCAAGAAGTGGGCTTGGGATGCCGAGAAGAAAGAGGTGGTTGACAAGAGCCTCGTAGATAACAAGACCGTATTCCCACTGGAGCTCAACACCATGCCAGGTTTCGCAGGTTCTTCTGCTTACTATCTGCGCTACATGGATCCTCACAACGATGAGGCACTCGTAGGCAAGAAGGCTGATGAGTACTGGCAGAATGTAGACCTCTACGTAGGCGGTTGCGAGCATGCTACCGGTCACTTGATTTACTCCCGTTTCTGGAACAAGTTCCTGTTCGACCTCGGCGTAAGCTGCAAGGAAGAGCCATTCCAGAAGCTGGTGAACCAGGGTATGATCCAGGGTCGCTCTAACTTCGTTTACCGCATCAACAGCGATGACCACGACAAGGCTCCTGTATTCGTAAGCTTGAATCTGAAGAAGGATTACGACGTAACTCCTATCCATGTAGATGTAAACATCGTAAGCAACGATGTTTTGGATATCGAGGCATTCAAGGCTTGGCGCCCTGAGTATCAGAACGCTGAGTTCATCCTGGAGGATGGTAAGTACATCTGCGGATGGGCTATCGAGAAGATGTCTAAGAGTATGTTCAACGTGGTAAATCCAGATATGATTGTCGAGAAGTATGGTGCTGATACCCTGCGTCTCTACGAAATGTTCCTGGGTCCTGTAGAGGCAAGCAAGCCTTGGGATACCAACGGTATCGACGGTTGCCACCGCTTCCTGAAGAAGTTCTGGGGCTTGTTCTACGAGAACCGTACAGACAACTTCTTGCCATGCGACGAGGCAGCAAAGCCAGAGAGTCTGAAGAGCGTTCACAAACTCATCAAGAAGGTTAGTGAGGATATCGAGAAGTTCTCTTACAACACTTCTATCTCAGCCTTCATGATTGCCGTGAACGAACTCGGTCAGCAGAAGTGCCGCAACGAGGAACTTCTGACAGATCTCGTCATCCTCATCGCGCCATTCGCTCCACACATCGCAGAAGAGTTGTGGGCAGCACTTGGCGAGCAGGGCAGCGTTTGCGATGCTGCATGGCCTAAGTATGATGAGCAGTATCTGAAGGAGAACGATATGCAGCTCACTATTTCCTTCAATGGTAAAGCTCGTTTCCAGATGACTTTCCCTGTGGATACTCCTAACGAGGAAATCCAGAAGCAGGTATTGGAAGACGAGAAGAGCCAGAAGTACTTGGAAGGATTCAACGTGTTGAAGGTGATCATCGTACCAAAGAAGATCGTCAACGTGGTGTTGAAAAAGTAA
- a CDS encoding non-canonical purine NTP diphosphatase, translating to MKRIVFATNNQHKLQEIRDILGSDYEVVSLKEIGCDVDIPETGNTLEENALQKAQYVYDHYHVSCFADDTGLEVEALDGAPGVHSARYAEGTDHDSEANMAKLLRELDGKENRQVRFRTVICYIEKQDVCPCGCTSIKKIHQFEGIVNGHIATEKHGTEGFGYDPIFVPEGYDKSFAELGEEIKNGISHRARAVAKLVEYLKKK from the coding sequence ATGAAAAGGATAGTTTTTGCAACAAATAACCAGCATAAGCTCCAGGAGATTCGCGACATCCTGGGCAGCGACTACGAAGTAGTATCGCTGAAGGAGATAGGATGCGATGTGGATATTCCTGAAACAGGCAACACATTGGAAGAGAATGCCTTGCAGAAGGCGCAGTATGTTTATGACCATTACCACGTAAGTTGCTTTGCCGATGATACCGGTCTGGAGGTAGAGGCACTTGATGGTGCCCCTGGCGTTCACAGTGCCCGCTATGCCGAGGGAACCGACCACGACAGTGAGGCTAACATGGCTAAGCTGTTGAGAGAACTGGACGGCAAGGAAAACCGTCAGGTCCGTTTCCGCACCGTCATCTGCTACATCGAAAAGCAGGATGTATGTCCTTGCGGCTGCACCAGCATCAAGAAAATCCACCAGTTCGAGGGTATCGTAAACGGCCATATCGCCACCGAGAAGCATGGTACCGAAGGCTTCGGCTATGACCCAATCTTCGTTCCGGAAGGCTATGACAAGAGCTTTGCTGAGCTAGGTGAGGAAATCAAGAACGGCATCAGCCACAGAGCAAGAGCCGTGGCTAAATTGGTAGAGTATTTGAAAAAGAAATAA
- a CDS encoding ATP-binding protein, which translates to MKRNAIKYLYQWKASNDRKPLIMLGARQVGKTWLMQEFATEAYTHSAYINFEDNEMLREVFAHDFDIPRIINSIQWSTGVTIDEDTLIILDEIQEAPRGITALKYFAEKAPQYHVVAAGSLLGIAMHQNDSFPVGKVDFMHLYPLTFFEFLDAIGESRMVELLMSKDWNMITMFRNKFEECLRQYYLVGGMPAVVQSFASEGNLSEVRSIQKGILEAYERDFSKHAPAIEVPRIRMVWKSIPSQLAKENKKFIYGAVKEGARAKDFELAIEWLKDAGLIYKVNRCKKALLPLAAYEDFSAFKLFLSDVGLMGAMSNIPAQSLLEGNVLFSDFKGALTEQYVLQQLKEKSSLSIYYWSAENSRGEIDFLVQDEERIIPIEVKAEENLQAKSLRVFVERNQGLKGMRLSMSPYREQDWLANYPLYSVSAIFG; encoded by the coding sequence ATGAAGAGAAATGCCATCAAATACCTATATCAATGGAAAGCAAGCAACGACCGAAAGCCGTTGATCATGCTTGGAGCCCGCCAAGTTGGCAAAACCTGGCTGATGCAGGAATTTGCCACAGAGGCCTATACCCATAGTGCGTATATAAACTTTGAAGACAATGAAATGCTCCGGGAAGTTTTTGCTCATGACTTTGATATCCCCCGCATTATTAATAGCATACAATGGAGTACAGGCGTTACTATAGACGAAGATACGCTTATTATCCTTGATGAGATACAAGAAGCGCCCAGGGGTATCACAGCATTAAAGTATTTTGCGGAAAAAGCACCTCAATATCATGTCGTAGCTGCAGGTTCATTGCTCGGAATAGCAATGCATCAGAATGACTCTTTTCCTGTAGGTAAGGTAGATTTCATGCATTTATATCCCCTCACATTCTTTGAATTTCTAGATGCAATCGGTGAAAGCCGTATGGTTGAACTGCTGATGTCAAAGGATTGGAATATGATAACCATGTTCCGGAATAAATTTGAGGAATGTCTGCGACAGTATTATCTGGTCGGGGGAATGCCGGCTGTAGTACAGTCTTTTGCCAGCGAGGGAAATCTGTCTGAAGTCAGAAGCATTCAAAAAGGAATCCTTGAAGCGTATGAGCGTGATTTTTCCAAACATGCTCCGGCCATAGAAGTTCCACGTATCCGAATGGTATGGAAATCCATCCCATCCCAGCTTGCCAAGGAAAACAAGAAATTCATCTATGGTGCCGTCAAGGAAGGAGCTAGAGCAAAGGATTTTGAGCTCGCTATCGAATGGCTGAAAGATGCAGGGTTGATCTATAAGGTAAACCGTTGTAAGAAAGCCCTGTTGCCATTGGCTGCATACGAGGATTTTTCTGCTTTCAAGTTATTCCTGTCTGATGTGGGACTGATGGGAGCCATGAGCAATATTCCTGCCCAAAGCTTGCTGGAAGGAAATGTGCTGTTTTCAGATTTTAAGGGGGCACTGACAGAGCAGTATGTCCTGCAGCAGCTTAAGGAGAAATCTTCCTTGTCTATCTATTATTGGTCGGCAGAAAATTCACGTGGTGAAATAGATTTTCTAGTGCAGGATGAAGAAAGAATCATTCCGATAGAAGTAAAGGCTGAGGAGAATTTGCAGGCTAAGAGTTTGAGGGTGTTTGTAGAGCGCAATCAGGGATTGAAAGGTATGCGCCTATCCATGTCACCTTATAGAGAGCAGGATTGGCTTGCCAATTATCCATTATATTCCGTGTCTGCAATATTTGGATAA
- a CDS encoding sigma-70 family RNA polymerase sigma factor encodes MASNITTLVEKAKQGDADAFSTLYQMYYPKMKGICINILREDKAVVDDLVQDAFILAFVSLKDLKNTHRFSQWLTSITTNLVLKYQEKGKRYDFISLSDIEDEFSSVLEDGNTSKQSIPYEEIMVAIDSLPEGYKKIFNMSVLDGLSHQEISELLDIAPHSSSSQLSRAKAMLRNILSPRAMFIIVLALIVIPVYRYFTAKKKIVSENDVNIVRTRKPNEDITPIQKKPNVSVSRIQNAILCSNYRSVQQGKNTVITVGDSIKASQNVIVEISDSLQDNQHIWADNKRDSIITKDTVYTPIPNEERWIADDTKTHKKSKWQLLATGSLGTTLAQNVCKILTSSGDDITSEQPSKKIFTTWEEYSEYLHRLTPTDPTAENVAMMDIADNNKGKIEEVEHHDKPIILGLAVNKSIGKHWSLETGLQYSYLKSYFTLGTGNYRVDKEQKLHYIGIPVKLSYQFMAYKKLSAYGSAGASIQIPLSGKTYADYVVGGKSGYTTDWKTIPSIQWTVNTNIGIQYQFAPKLTLFVEPTLNWYIPNGSEVKNTWTERPFTLTVPFGIRLSW; translated from the coding sequence ATGGCTTCAAATATAACAACATTAGTAGAAAAAGCAAAACAAGGTGACGCTGACGCTTTCAGCACATTATACCAAATGTATTATCCTAAGATGAAAGGGATATGCATCAATATTCTTAGAGAGGACAAGGCTGTCGTTGACGACCTTGTCCAAGATGCTTTTATACTTGCGTTTGTTTCATTGAAAGACTTGAAGAATACTCATAGGTTTAGTCAATGGCTTACAAGTATCACTACTAACCTTGTATTGAAATATCAGGAGAAAGGTAAGAGATACGATTTCATTTCCTTGTCTGATATAGAGGATGAATTTAGTTCCGTATTGGAAGATGGCAACACTTCCAAGCAATCAATTCCGTATGAGGAAATTATGGTAGCAATAGACAGTTTGCCTGAAGGGTATAAGAAAATATTCAACATGTCTGTTTTGGATGGCTTGTCTCATCAAGAAATCAGCGAATTACTTGATATTGCTCCACATAGTTCTTCCTCACAATTGTCAAGGGCAAAGGCAATGTTGCGAAACATATTGTCTCCAAGAGCTATGTTTATCATCGTATTGGCGTTGATAGTCATCCCTGTATATAGATATTTTACAGCAAAGAAAAAAATAGTTTCAGAAAATGATGTGAATATAGTTCGAACTCGAAAGCCTAATGAAGACATTACGCCTATACAAAAGAAGCCTAATGTTTCTGTTAGTAGAATACAAAACGCTATTTTGTGCTCTAATTATCGAAGTGTTCAACAGGGAAAGAACACTGTAATAACTGTTGGCGATTCGATTAAGGCAAGTCAAAATGTAATAGTCGAAATATCCGATTCTTTGCAGGATAACCAACATATTTGGGCTGATAACAAGAGAGATAGTATCATCACAAAAGATACTGTATATACACCTATTCCAAACGAGGAAAGATGGATTGCGGATGATACAAAGACGCACAAGAAAAGTAAATGGCAATTGCTTGCAACTGGTTCTTTGGGTACTACTCTTGCGCAAAATGTTTGTAAGATTCTAACAAGTAGCGGTGATGATATTACGAGTGAACAACCTTCAAAAAAGATTTTTACTACATGGGAAGAGTATTCTGAATATCTACATCGCTTAACACCAACTGACCCAACGGCGGAAAATGTTGCAATGATGGATATTGCCGATAATAACAAGGGCAAAATTGAAGAGGTAGAACATCATGACAAACCTATAATATTAGGATTGGCTGTGAACAAGAGCATAGGAAAGCATTGGAGTTTAGAAACAGGACTCCAATACTCTTACTTGAAGTCATATTTTACTTTGGGTACTGGCAATTATCGTGTTGACAAGGAACAAAAGTTGCATTACATCGGTATCCCTGTCAAGCTCTCGTACCAATTCATGGCGTACAAGAAACTGTCGGCTTACGGTTCTGCAGGAGCAAGCATTCAGATACCATTGTCAGGAAAGACATATGCAGACTATGTAGTAGGAGGAAAGTCTGGCTATACAACGGATTGGAAGACAATACCTTCTATACAGTGGACTGTAAACACTAACATCGGAATACAATATCAATTTGCACCAAAGTTGACATTGTTTGTTGAGCCAACGCTGAATTGGTACATTCCGAATGGAAGCGAAGTCAAGAATACTTGGACAGAACGTCCATTTACATTGACTGTACCTTTCGGTATTAGGCTCTCTTGGTAA
- a CDS encoding AAA family ATPase, whose product MEQRLIGREAELKLLNEYINSDRSEFIAVYGRRRVGKTFLIRKAVEDHFAFFMTGMNGVAKGEQLVNFSIALQKYTHSTTLQTFKSWLLAFYALSQYIETLPEGKKVIFIDELPWMDTAKSGFIPALENFWNSWAVLRNDIKLIVCGSATSWMINNLIRNRGGLHNRLTHHMIVKPFTLHECEEYFKAYHFGYSRKQIAECYMVMGGIPYYLSMMDKSKSLAQNIDQLFFADNAELKDEFNDLYRALFKKSADHIAVVTALATKGMGMTRQELVKASGGKDNGAFSTVQEELEQCGFIRLYEPFSTANKMTSDIRQKRNTLFQLVDFYTLFYFCFIKHNKYQDSSFWSSSQNSQLYHTWAGLSFEMLCLNHIAKIKHALGISGVQTLVCSWRSSNTEKGTQIDLLIDRKDETINICEMKFYKSKFEISKEYEEKLLEKLRIFTEETKTSKSLLLTLITSFGLKQNKHSDIVQKQITMDELFI is encoded by the coding sequence ATGGAACAGAGACTGATAGGAAGAGAAGCAGAACTCAAACTGCTCAATGAATATATAAACTCCGATAGATCAGAGTTTATCGCCGTCTATGGAAGACGACGTGTAGGCAAGACTTTTCTCATCAGAAAAGCCGTAGAGGACCATTTTGCCTTCTTCATGACAGGAATGAACGGAGTTGCCAAAGGCGAACAGCTTGTCAACTTCAGCATTGCCCTGCAAAAATATACCCACTCCACCACTCTGCAGACATTCAAGAGCTGGCTGCTGGCATTCTATGCCCTGTCACAATACATAGAAACACTTCCGGAAGGCAAGAAAGTAATATTCATCGATGAATTGCCATGGATGGATACCGCCAAATCGGGATTCATACCAGCACTGGAAAACTTCTGGAACAGCTGGGCTGTACTGCGCAACGACATCAAACTCATCGTTTGCGGATCCGCCACCTCCTGGATGATCAACAACCTGATTCGCAACCGTGGTGGCTTGCACAACCGACTGACCCATCATATGATTGTAAAACCATTCACCCTGCACGAATGTGAAGAATACTTCAAGGCTTACCACTTCGGCTACAGCCGAAAACAGATAGCAGAATGCTATATGGTTATGGGAGGAATACCTTATTATCTGTCAATGATGGATAAATCGAAAAGTCTGGCACAGAACATCGACCAGCTGTTTTTCGCAGACAATGCAGAACTGAAAGATGAGTTCAACGACTTATACAGAGCTTTGTTTAAGAAATCAGCCGACCATATCGCCGTGGTTACTGCCCTTGCTACCAAAGGAATGGGTATGACCCGACAGGAACTGGTCAAGGCATCGGGAGGAAAAGATAACGGAGCCTTCTCTACAGTACAGGAAGAATTGGAACAATGCGGATTCATCCGTCTGTATGAACCATTCAGTACAGCCAATAAGATGACATCCGACATTCGCCAAAAGCGAAACACCTTATTCCAGTTAGTAGATTTCTATACACTCTTCTACTTCTGTTTCATCAAGCACAACAAGTATCAGGATTCCAGTTTCTGGTCATCCTCCCAGAACAGTCAGCTATACCATACTTGGGCTGGCTTGTCTTTCGAGATGCTTTGTCTAAACCATATAGCCAAAATCAAGCACGCCCTGGGAATTTCGGGAGTACAGACCTTGGTTTGCTCATGGCGAAGCAGCAACACAGAAAAGGGAACTCAAATAGACTTGCTGATAGACCGGAAAGATGAAACCATCAATATCTGTGAGATGAAATTCTACAAGAGCAAATTCGAAATCAGCAAGGAATATGAGGAGAAGTTGCTGGAGAAACTGCGTATCTTCACAGAAGAGACTAAGACTTCCAAATCGCTTCTCCTCACATTGATTACTTCTTTCGGATTGAAGCAGAACAAACATAGCGACATCGTACAGAAACAGATTACGATGGATGAATTGTTTATTTAA
- a CDS encoding energy transducer TonB, giving the protein MKELVGIILLTVLVVFDSCNSNTNVSLVGTSPQLFDVCQVSTGNPDYRNKELFINELKRKCKYPIEFQKNNLEAYVAIEYKTDQQGYIVKKRVVICDNKKFKKITMEIFNQVKTLKIATTEKIDTIYFQYKIQGSPTLIHSKVDVKIIGYGYNNKSILMK; this is encoded by the coding sequence ATGAAGGAATTAGTGGGTATTATATTATTGACAGTTTTGGTAGTATTTGATTCATGCAACTCCAATACTAATGTGTCTCTTGTGGGAACGTCTCCGCAACTATTTGATGTATGCCAAGTAAGCACAGGTAATCCTGACTATAGAAATAAAGAGTTGTTTATAAACGAATTGAAAAGAAAATGTAAATATCCTATTGAGTTTCAAAAAAATAATTTGGAGGCATACGTTGCTATTGAGTACAAGACAGACCAACAAGGATATATTGTAAAAAAAAGAGTGGTTATTTGCGACAATAAAAAATTCAAAAAGATAACAATGGAAATATTCAATCAAGTTAAAACTCTCAAAATAGCCACAACAGAGAAAATAGATACAATCTACTTCCAATACAAGATACAAGGTTCACCAACTTTAATCCATTCAAAAGTAGACGTCAAGATTATCGGCTATGGCTACAATAATAAATCAATTTTAATGAAGTAA
- a CDS encoding aldo/keto reductase, producing the protein MDIKGIYHADANRYSDAEALYKRCGKSGILLPKISLGFWHNFGEVDPYERSRAITHYAFDHGITHFDLANNYGPPYGSAEETMGRLMKDDFKSYRDELFISTKAGYDMWEGPYGNWGSRKYLMASLNQSLKRMNLEYVDLFYSHRYDPNTPLEETLQAMVDIVKQGKALYLGISRWPLEALKFADQYLKERDCPLLIFQDRLNMLDHAPQENGTLDYCAENGIGFISFSPLAQGLLTDRYLNGIPADSRMAKEHFLKHSALTPELLEQLKKWNAEAGERDETLAEMALAWILQQKGVTSVLVGASSTAQLEKNMKCVHAKTLNS; encoded by the coding sequence ATGGACATTAAAGGTATTTATCATGCTGACGCCAATCGCTATAGCGATGCAGAAGCACTCTACAAGAGATGCGGCAAGAGTGGTATCTTGCTGCCTAAAATAAGTTTGGGATTCTGGCACAACTTCGGAGAGGTAGATCCTTACGAAAGAAGTCGTGCCATCACTCACTATGCCTTCGACCATGGTATCACCCACTTCGACCTGGCTAACAACTATGGACCTCCATACGGAAGTGCAGAGGAAACGATGGGCAGACTGATGAAAGATGATTTCAAATCCTATCGCGATGAACTCTTTATCTCAACCAAAGCAGGTTATGATATGTGGGAAGGTCCTTACGGCAACTGGGGTTCCCGTAAGTATCTGATGGCCAGTCTGAATCAGAGTCTCAAGAGAATGAATCTCGAGTATGTTGACCTCTTCTACAGCCACCGCTACGATCCGAACACACCGCTCGAAGAAACCCTTCAAGCCATGGTAGACATCGTGAAGCAAGGCAAGGCTCTTTATCTCGGCATCAGCCGCTGGCCACTGGAAGCCCTGAAGTTTGCTGATCAATATCTGAAGGAGCGCGACTGTCCGCTGCTCATTTTTCAGGACAGACTCAACATGCTCGACCATGCGCCACAAGAGAATGGAACCTTAGATTATTGCGCAGAAAACGGCATCGGTTTCATCTCGTTCTCACCTCTGGCACAGGGACTTCTAACCGACCGATATCTCAACGGAATACCGGCAGACAGCCGTATGGCAAAAGAGCATTTTCTGAAACACTCTGCTCTAACTCCAGAACTGCTGGAACAGCTCAAGAAATGGAACGCAGAAGCAGGAGAAAGAGACGAAACACTCGCCGAAATGGCACTTGCCTGGATATTGCAGCAGAAAGGTGTAACCAGCGTATTGGTAGGAGCCAGCTCTACCGCCCAGCTGGAAAAGAACATGAAGTGTGTGCATGCTAAGACATTAAATTCATAA